One genomic region from Antedon mediterranea chromosome 3, ecAntMedi1.1, whole genome shotgun sequence encodes:
- the LOC140043739 gene encoding uncharacterized protein produces the protein MKCSHPPLEANMTKPWLTPESDAHKALQDIVTNNLLLRDLKKATEFCHTGNLEGFHNMMLKYMPKRSKFEDEGAIARTYLAVIDNNMTSNRSYATLADGESQYRLEWSKKSRMYVVRRVKEAKKYTFRKDLMKGVFDRVIHGKKTKSTLVKGKMKSYIRKETKPSKAEAVASHKSRLK, from the exons ATGAAGTGTAGTCATCCTCCACTTGAAGCAAACATGACAAAACCCTGGCTAACACCAGAAAGTGATGCCCATAAAGCACTACAAGATATTGTTACAAATAATTTACTTCTGCGTGACTTGAAGAAG GCAACAGAATTTTGTCACACTGGAAATTTAGAAGGATTCCATAACATGATGCTGAAGTACATGCCCAAACGTAGCAAGTTTGAGGACGAGGGAGCAATAGCTCGTACATATCTGGCTGTCATAGACAACAACATGACATCGAACAGATCATATGCAACATTGGCCGATGGTGAAAGTCAATACCGTTTGGAGTGGTCCAAAAAATCCAGAATGTATGTGGTTAGGCGTGTGAAGGAAGCAAAGAAATATACCTTCAGGAAAGACTTGATGAAAGGTGTTTTTGACCGCGTCATCCACG GCAAGAAGACTAAGTCTACCCTCGTGAAAGGAAAAATGAAGAGTTATATAAGGAAGGAGACAAAACCAAGTAAAGCTGAAGCTGTGGCAAGCCACAAGTCAAGATTGAAATAA